Sequence from the Candidatus Tanganyikabacteria bacterium genome:
CCCGACCTCATGCGGAAGATCACGCCATTGAGGACCTTCCGGAGGTCAACGCGGCAAAAGTCCCAGGGCTTCCGGGGATAGTGCTCATCCAAAACGCCCTCGATCAGGGCCCAGAGGTCGTTGGATACCTCCCATATCGTCGGCTCCACCTGTTGAGTCTCGGTCATGGCGGCTCCCTCCCTACGAAGGGAATCCTCGTCGATGTCATGGAAAGCCTAGGTGCCGCCGATCACGCCAAACCAAGCGGCGGCCGGCGGAGGGCGCGCCGCCGCTCCTGTTCGAGGCCGGCACGGAGGCCGGCCCCACCCCTGCCACATGGGGGCGGCTGCTATCAGGCCCCGGCCGGAGCAGGCTTGAGATAGTACTAAGAGACTATCTCAAGCCAGGCGGTTGCCGTGAGTGGGGCCGGCGTCCCTGCCGGCCTCGACCGCACTGGACGCCGGCACGGAGGCCGGCGCCACCCGAGGGGGCTTGAGATAGTATTAAGAACTCCTATTGCTTCAGCGGCGCCATGATACGAAGGTACCTGTCGCCATTGCGGGCGCCGCCGGCCAGGCTCTCG
This genomic interval carries:
- a CDS encoding transposase, with protein sequence MTETQQVEPTIWEVSNDLWALIEGVLDEHYPRKPWDFCRVDLRKVLNGVIFRMRSGCQWNQPCLSACPTQ